The DNA segment TGGCCGCTGGCCGGCTCCCAGAGACGCAGGCTGCTGTCTTCGCTGCTGGAGGCCAGCCAGTGTCCGTCGGGGCTGAAGGCCACGCTCCCCACCGAACTGGTGTGGCCGGTGAGCGTGCGCAGCTCTCGCCCCGTGGCCACATCCCACAGCTTGATGGTGTGGTCGTAGCTGGCGGAGGCCAGCCAGCGCCCGTCCGGACTGAAGGCGCAGGCGTAGACCTGATTGCTGTGGCCGGCCAGGGTGCGCAGTTCCCGGCCGCTGGCCACGTCCCACAGTTTGACGACATGGTCGGACCCCGCCGAGGCCAGCAGGCGGCCATCTGGGCTGAAGACCACGGCCCAGACCTTGTTCCATCCCGTGCTGTCGTGGCCGGTCAGGACACGCAGTGGGCGGCCCGTGGCTGCGTCCCACAGCCGGATGGTCTTGTCATAGCCGGTGGAAGCCAGCAGGCGCCCATCGGGACTGTAGGCCACGGAGTTCAGTTGATTCGTGTGTCCGGCGAGGGTGCGCTCCTGGCGGCCCGTGGCCACGTCCCAGATCTTGACGGTGGTGTCGGTGCCCTTCTGCGTGCTGGGGTCCTCGTTGGTGGAGGCCAGCCAGCGCCCGTCGGGGCTGAAGGCCACCGAACTCACCTGGGTCGTGTTTCCGGCCAGCGTGCGCAATTCGCGCCCCGTGGCCACTTCCCACAGCTTGATGGTCTTGTCCCAACTCCCCGAGGCCAGCCAGCGGCTGTCGGGGCTGAAGGCCAGCGAAGAGATCGTGTCCTTGTGCCCGGTCAGGGGGCGGAGTTCGCGCCCCGTCGCCACCTCCCACACCCGAATGGTCGCGTTCCAGGTCCCGGAGGCCAGCCAGCGTCCGTCGGGACTGAAGGCGACGACGAAGGGGCTGTTGGTGTATCCGGTGAAGACGCGCACTTCGCGACCGCTGGCGGTCTCCCAGAGCCTGAGGGTGTGGTCCCAACTGGACGAAAGCAGCCAGCGCCCATCCGCGCTGAAGGACACGGAAAGGACCCAGTATCTGTGCCCCACCAGGGTACGCAGTTCGCTTCCCGTGGCAACGTCCCAGAGCTTGACCGTCTTGTCGAAGCTGGCAGAGGCCAGCCAGCGCCCGTCGGGGCTGAAAGCCACCCCGTTCACCTGGGCGCTGTGCCCGGCCAGGGTGCGCAGTTCGCGCCCCGTGGCCGTGTCCCACAGCTTGACGGTCTTGTCGTCGCTGGCCGAGGCCAGCCAGCGCCCATCCGGGCTGAAGGCCACCGAGTTCACCTTGGAAGCGTGCCCGGTGAAGGTGCGCATCTCGCGCCCCGTGGCCACCTCCCACAGCTTGATGGTCTTGTCGACGCTCCCGGAAGCCAGCCAGTGCCCGTCCGGGCTGAAAGCCACCGCCACCAAGCCCAGGCGGTGTCCTCTCAGGGTGCGGACCTCGCGGCCGCTGCCGGGATCCCATAATTTGATGGTGCCGTCGTCGCTGGCGGAGGCCAGCCAGCGCCCGTCCGGGCTGAAGGCCACGGAGAAGACGGGACCGCTGTGGCCGGTCAAGGTGTGGATCTCGCGGCCGGTCGCCACCTCCCACAGCCGGACCGTCTGGTCCCAGCATCCGGAAGCGAGCCAGCGCCCATCCGGGCTGAAGGCCACCGAAGCCACCTGGTCGGTGTGTCCGGTGAGGACGCGCAGCTCGCGCCCGGTCGCCAACTCCCACAGCCGGACCGTGGCATCGGAGCCCCCGGAGGCCACCCAGCGTCCGTCCGGACTCAGCGCACCCGCCAGCACCGGAGCGGTGTGGCCGGTTTGCAGCACCAGTTCCGGCCGCGTGGGCGCCCCGCCGGTCTGCGCCGAAGCCAGGGGATGGCCCAGCAGCGGGACCGCGATTCCAACCACAAGAGCCAGCACATTGCAGCGAAGAGCAGTGCGCCTCGCAGGCATCCGCATGACGCGCCTCCAACCGCAGGACGGGATCGCAGGGGAGAGATACTGGGCAGCCTACTCCTCGCCGGCGCCGCCGGGCATCCCTCGTTGGAGCACCATCTGAGCATCGCGTGATTCAGCCCCTGAGACCGGCGTCGGCCCTCCGGAGCGTGCCCTAGTGGTTCTCGGTGTCCCCGCCGGGAGCATGGTCGGGGGTGGTCACTTGCTCGGCCACCGCCGGCGGCGGCAGCGTGGGCGGCGACAGGAACTCTTCGTCGGGATGCCCCTGGATGGCCACCTTCATGAAGCTCATCCAGATGGGCAGGGCCGCCATGGCCCCGGTCTCCTTGTTGCCCAGCGTCTTCTTCTCGTCGAAGCCCACCCACACCCCGCAGGTGAGGGAGGGCGAGAAGCCCAGGAACCAGGCGTCGGTGAAATCGTTGGTGGTCCCGGTCTTGCCCGCCAGGGGATGCTTGAGCTTGGCGGCCTGGTAGCCGGTGCCGTGCTGCACCACCTCCTGCAGCATGGAGGTCATGATGCGCGCGGTGCGCGCGCTGACCACGTCCTGCACCTCGGGGTAG comes from the Terriglobales bacterium genome and includes:
- a CDS encoding caspase family protein — translated: MVGIAVPLLGHPLASAQTGGAPTRPELVLQTGHTAPVLAGALSPDGRWVASGGSDATVRLWELATGRELRVLTGHTDQVASVAFSPDGRWLASGCWDQTVRLWEVATGREIHTLTGHSGPVFSVAFSPDGRWLASASDDGTIKLWDPGSGREVRTLRGHRLGLVAVAFSPDGHWLASGSVDKTIKLWEVATGREMRTFTGHASKVNSVAFSPDGRWLASASDDKTVKLWDTATGRELRTLAGHSAQVNGVAFSPDGRWLASASFDKTVKLWDVATGSELRTLVGHRYWVLSVSFSADGRWLLSSSWDHTLRLWETASGREVRVFTGYTNSPFVVAFSPDGRWLASGTWNATIRVWEVATGRELRPLTGHKDTISSLAFSPDSRWLASGSWDKTIKLWEVATGRELRTLAGNTTQVSSVAFSPDGRWLASTNEDPSTQKGTDTTVKIWDVATGRQERTLAGHTNQLNSVAYSPDGRLLASTGYDKTIRLWDAATGRPLRVLTGHDSTGWNKVWAVVFSPDGRLLASAGSDHVVKLWDVASGRELRTLAGHSNQVYACAFSPDGRWLASASYDHTIKLWDVATGRELRTLTGHTSSVGSVAFSPDGHWLASSSEDSSLRLWEPASGQEVASLITMRSSSDWLAVTPDGLFDGSEQGMKDLVTWRIGDHVYPPDKFFADYYTPGLLARILAGERPRPTVDIASLKLPPAVRILSPAAGTVKSDRALVTVEVKDQGGGIAGVSLYQNGKLVDAREAGRGFQSASDTYAFEVELVPGENVLKAVATSKERVESNDDAVRLVLDAPPPSKPILHLLVVGVNQYEDSELNLNFARQDGEAIARFFETHEERLFSSVDAVTLFDDQATQANLRAALEKLTHDAKPEDVLLIYLAGHGVGLEQQFYFLPHEMHIEGDDEAAIRQYGVSALTLGDYLRRIPALKQVLILDACQSETALPVLAKLVTFRGLGSPERKATQMLARANGVYLLAASTKQQYAAEVPQLGHGVLTYALLSGLGEKGEPQAPANPEGMITVLSLLQYVNQQVPDLTEQYQHAKQYPVSFNTGMDFPLLVR